TGACAGAAATGAGGAGAGAGTATGAAGacccaaaagaaaagataaaacagAAGCAAGAAAATGAGTGCAGTTGGAATTGGGCTCTTTGTGGGCCTCACTGTAGTGTAGTTGGAATGGgctatttattattgaaaataagttgaaaaaagtatttttattttataaatttatatttttaaattatttacattaagttgatttaaattttcgaCCAACcttttttttaggtaaaattataaatattaaggtaGTATCTGCActggtttaaaaaaaaaatttatcaacttatttgttaaatataacaaCTTCTCGTTTTGAGctaaaaatattgttacatTTGAGTGTGCCAAGTATACTAGCCTGATATGATAGTACTCACTACCTGCAATTTACGAACAATATTTCAGGAATTGCAGATATTGTCCATCCACCTAGTTCAATTGTTACCCTTATTGCAAGAGCCTCATCATGTTCCATCTCTCTTGATCCTCGAAGAAATCGATGGACCATGTCAAGATACTTTCTGGATGATTAAGTACAACAATTCCAACCCCGACATCTTTGAGTTTATAACaacttcataaaaaaaaaatcgccTTCACATTATCCGGAGGCGACGGGTTGCCGACACATGATCGCAGTGTGCTCCCTTGGTTCTATTTGTTGCATGTTTGCCTCTTCAAAAGCCAATAGTTTATACTGGAGATGATTAGCTTCAGAGGATCTTCTTGAGTTCATTCCGATTCTAAGTTCCTATTTTCAAGATTACATGTCATGGCAAACCAATTGATTTTTCCtatcttgtaattatttttacgaCTTATTTACTACTACAAAAGTAAAAGTTATTGCAAACACCCCTTAAATTGTTTTTCCAAGCACTATgccttcaatattttttttcattcttaacttttattttcaaataatccGAACTTTTATTACTGCTTACGCATGACTTTCTCTACAATTTATTCATATCACTTTTGTGTGAACTATTTATAAACACAAcgtatatattaaagaaataataatattaataataagtatCAAGGGTCCTACACCAACAAATTCTAAGTGCTGGTTTGGTTTGTATGAATGGATTGtagatgattgataataaatattgcatttgTGGTCCCAAAAGGACAGGTAAACAGCTAGACTTCCAATACCCAAATAACAACAATTTCAAAAAGAGTTCGCTCCCATAAATATAGTTATCCTATCCTCTCACGTCAATTCCATGAAAACTATCTAAATCGTTTCAGTGTAAATTGAAAGTTGTTGCCTTCAACTAATGGGAGATCCTAACTACTACATTCCACACAGAGAATTCGATGCTACCTGATGACCGATGATCTTAGATggatatattattcaatattacaTATTCATGGTATACAATTAATTGTTTGGTTGAAGTATTTGATGTGTGCGATATTCTCTATCTTATatcaatcaaatattttgttggattgTTTGATATTAGGATTACAATGCTGAAAGACAAATTTAATCCTTCTTTTTTATGGGAGAATATCATATGCCCATAAAAACCATTGGCTTCTAAGCTAACTATGATTTagtaattagtttattttaatttttttattttatttaaaatcaattatttataactaataatttctaaagttacaataaaataatctctGAATATTGATGTGTCATATAAtgcaaataattttctacCTGACATGCATAATAGCTCccgtttttatttattttgctttattgtttgttttttatcgGGTTTATTTGACTCTGATTGTTatgcacaaaaatatttaaaataatatttctacaagaattcttttgtaatttatctttgatcaattcattagaacaaaataaattaaaaggcCCAAATCTAAGATGTGATTATTGAGAATTTATCAATCTGGAAAACTATAAAAcctaaatttgatttaaattttgaattgggACTCAATTATAAGCCATTTGTTGGGCTTTAATTAGTAAttcatctaaaaaatttaatgtcagcaattaaatttggtaaattaaaaaaatatttttttattctcattCTTTTTACTAATAATAGAGGCGCACTCAATCTTGTGCGATGTTAGGCTATAAAACTTTTACAAAGATTTCAGCATCTAATCTTGGTGGATGCCCAAGcgtgccaaaaaaaaaaaagtagaagaaAGACTAAGAAAACAATTCCCAATTCatactttttctatatttgcTAACTATAAGTCCATGTTACAATCTTTGAAAAACCAAATATCAGTGCTATTCCTGAATAGTAGGTCATTTCTTTATAGAATGGTAGGCCCGTGAAAAAAAAGCGGAAGCCCGGTATCCTCCCCGGTTGTGCGCTGCTAATTGGTCCCGCTCTGGAAGCCTGGATTGCCATCCCACTTTTCAGGATCACAATTCTCCAGATTTCTTGTCTATATTGCCCCTCgtttaaaaatgtgaaatgtGAAAAGAGAGAACCTATATGACAAGACAATTTGccattattaatttcttgtctATATTGCCCCTcgtttaaaaatgtaaaatgtgAAAAGAGAGAACCTATATGACAAGACAATTTACCATTATTAAGGGCCCAAAAATGGAATTTCACCTTCCAATAGTTAATCCAATGTGTTATAGTGAACATGGTATTCAATAAACGGTTGGGAATGAGTCATTAATAGTAAACAATGGAGTGTTGAATCTGAATGTTGCAATCTTAGAATATATCCAAAGTCAATCCCGCAACAAATTTCCCATCATGAATGGGTAAACATGTCCTAAGGGTCCCAAATATCCCAATTACTCCAGtctatttacttatttttggACCAATCTGCGATTCACGGGGCTAGCTGATACAATATTTGATTTACTACTGATTTTAATCAGCCCAAAAGGGTTGTGATTGCAATCCTGCTAAACCCATGTGTTGTCTTGAAACCTTGTGTTGCATTATCGAATATGCCCCTAATGTTCTCCAAAATTACTCAATAACCTAGTGCAATTAATGCACCTGACACCTTTTATGACTTTTATGgtgccaaaatcataaattgaCACTCTTGTCAACTGCAGGGTATTTGTTAGTAAAAATGTCATTGTAACAATCGAGCAttatatccaaaataaattagtaataagtaaacaaattaaaaaaaaagtaaataagttAATACGCAATCGTATCCCGACGTGTCAACGAAGACAATCAAGACTTAATCTAAATGGTCATtatcctaaaatattattacacaaattaagtttaattaaaaaccaAATTGATTACAGAACCAATATGATACACTTGtcatatcattaattattttatttaaattatatattaattatatgactaGTACATTaaacttatcatataattaatttaaatcaaattaaattcaatttgaattaagaTTTCTCAATCTCATAACAATTAGGAAACATGGCTAGATTTTTAACCTTAATAAGTacgaaaatatttgaattcagTCATTTATTACCTTCCAATCTCCTTTGCGTTTCGGTTCTCCTCCCACGtgtaaagaaaacaaaatattcacaAAGCAACCCCAAAATTTATCCGCTCTGCCCATCAGTCCCCCCTCAATTGTATCATATTTACAATTTCCCCCCGAATCTTTTTTGGTAAATCACCCTATAAATATCCTGCAATCTACAAAACCCAATCACAGTAGTATACAGTATACACACAGCTTTCACAACTTCCTCACAAGTCACAACGTGCTTAATTCTCCAAATTGGAAGAGTACTAGGGTTTCGTCGATTGATTGAGAGCTTGAAATAGGGTTCAGCGATTTGGGGTCAATTGATTGATTGAGGTATGGCATGTGTATACATACCGGTGCAGAATTCAGAGGAGGAGGTGAGGGTGGCGCTTGATCAACTTCCCCGGGATGCCACCGACATTCTCGACATTCTAAAGGCTGAGCAAGCTCCATTGGATCTCTGGCTCATCATCGCCGTATGCTTATAAGCCcccattttccttttttttcttttttcggcGTCGAATGTTGTTTTTGTGAATGTGCATAAACACGAACATGCATGTGAAGAACTTGATGTTTTTTGACGCCTTTCAAAGATTCAATGATGAGGCTAGGTTATAAATCGAGTTTTTGGAGTTGaattctttttgtgtgtgtgtgtgtgtgttttaaatttttggaaagtgGAACTGAATTTTGTGTTTGCTCAGGGGTTTATCACTTTGTATGTGAGTTTGAAGgtaaatcttttttatgttaGATACATAGATTTTGTGTCTCATTCACTAAGTTTTGTTCAGGTGAATGTATTTTGATAAAGGTATGGTGTTCGGGATAAATTTTGAGTGGCGTGTCTACATGAATATGTGCTTGAAAAGAATTTCACTTGAAAACGCTAAGGGTGTCTGTTTTCGGAAATGTGTATGTCTGTGATGAAACTTGGTTTTTGAGTCGAACTTTTTGGGTTATTTCAGTGAATTTATCATCATAGAAGTGGTTGTGAGAGTTTTTGGATACATCCTTTTATGTAAGAAACCAAAgggaaaaacataaaatacatttgatgTTCTTGCTTTTTGAAGAATAATGGAAGGAATATATGCATGCCTGTGTTCTATTGATCTTATTCtgtttattttactttactGTTTCTGATGTCTTATAATTCATTTGCAATTTTGCTTATTATTAATCGAAGGCTGTCATGTTGTCTGTATGCTGGTAATAAGTGTCTGGGAAGCTAAAGTTTTTGGAGGTGTTGGTTTGTTTTTCTGTGCAAGGTGTTAGTACTGTATTTCAAGGATGTGCATGTCAGTTGACACAGGTGCATGCTGAGTCTTGTTTCTTCCAGATTTTTATGAATCCCTTTTCTGGATGCAGAGGGAGTACTTCAAACAAGGAAAAATTGAACAATTTAGACAGATATTAGAAGAAGGATCCAGTCCAGGTTTGAAGATCTGAAATTCCTTTTGGATGAAATAAACAAACTGCATTATATATTTCGGTTAAGTTGAGTGTTTATTATTAGATCTTTGATGAATTCCGTTAATGATCAAATCTCAATGTTTGCagaaattgatgaatattaCGCAGATGTAAGATACGAAAGGATTGCCATTCTAAATGCTTTGGGCGCATATTATAGCTACCTTGGGAAAATTGAGActaaacaaagagaaaaagaagactACTTTATACAGGCCACAAAGTACTATAATAAGGCATCAAGAATTGATATGCACGAGCCTTCAACCTGGATTGGGAAAGGTAATAAACACTTGCTGCTAACTGTTGTGGCTGTGATCCTGGAAATTTTCTTGCTTTCAGAGTTGTAATAGTGATGTATATCTGACAGTTTTGTTATTGAGATCAGCCCCTTTTCTCCAATAGGTAGTCTTTACACCTTAATGCCTAATCAGAGGTCAAACTTGAACCaagaaaatttctaatttgaGCAGAGGCATGACATACTTTATTCCAGAGAAAGAAGTTGAGTCAAAAGAAGTTATAAGCTCTTCCAGACCAGTGCATAAGGTGCCAAAAAGTCAAATTTATGCTAATAAGAGAAGTTAGGTCCTATACCCTGCATAAATAAAGTGTAGGAGCTGATCAATGTGCTGTtctgaagaagatgaagaacaaATTCAGTCTGAGAAGggaaaatgttatatttttattcttgatatttgttATTCATAAGGATCATCATGATAGATTCAGTGTTCAAGGACCTTCTTCTTTGATCTTTTGTActtattaaattgtatatattttaaccGAGGCATATTGTCCTGACCAATTTAATATGTGGCTTGCTCAATTATTATCTTCTGTATAATTTACTCACCACTTCATACCTGCATGAAGAGTGATGAATGAGGTCTTGCAATGGACAGTTAACTAGAAACCTGTCAATGGGGAGGCaaaatttgatgttttcaTACCAATATTAAATCGTtgtgcaaaattttgaagacTACTTACATGGTTACAAGTGAAGTAAAGTGGTTTCTTGCCTAGTTAACTTTGCACTTGTGGCAgttctttttccatttattattatgttgaaTTCTTGGTAATTTGTTGCCGTGGCCTTTTGGATTGCTCCAGTTCTACTTCTTCACAAGTTTATCGTTTGTTTGGTCTTCACATTTGGGTGTTTTATGCACTTCCAGGGCAGCTGTTACTTGCCAAGGGTGATGTTGAACAGGCATTTAATGCCTTCAAGATTGTATTAGATGGAGATCGTGATAATGTTCCTGCTCTTCTCGGTCAGGTATTTGAacttttatacatttttaaagaattatcTCATGATTAGTAGATCCATAGTTGTCTTtgattatttggaaaattggCTTGTGACCGTTTGCACTTCTTGCACCCTTGATTAGTGACTTCTATTTTTAGATACTGTCATTGCATAGAATCTTCGCTTCCTGATTTTGTGATGATGACGTTTGAAAGTAGATACTCATGCATTAGAATGCTTTATATCGATGAACTTGAGTTCTCTTTTAATGGTTGCAATAGTGTTATGGCCTACACTTTTGTGGTAAAGTATGTTTTGGACAACAAGTTTTGTATCAAATTCACATTGCTtcgattctttcttttcctttattttcttaggATATGTGCTATGTTACAGCAGGTGGGAGCTGAGTTGAACTCCACTTTGCTGAAATATATTCATTGCTTATTTGTTGTTTCATATGAGGAACATGAGGAAGGGTTCAAAGAGAATGTTGTTTGCTTACCCAGTGCACCtgataataaatttcttttatccaTGTAGGAAAGTTTCAGTTTCTTCGAGTCAATTCTTTATTCCTGCtataaaattgttagaaaTACGAGTCAAGAAGGGTTCCTCATCAGTCCTATTCTTACACCTTTCCTTTGGATCCTGCGGAACATGATATGAGGCCTCTTACATCCCCAAGTGCTTCTATCTTTAAAGCTCTCATTTCCATCTGCATTAGTGGACCCAGGCCTTACAATTAGATTTGTCTAGTCTCGATAGATCTTTTAAGGCCACATTCATCTTATGTCTCAGAATTGGATGTGAATGCGTATTCTATAGTACACAGGGTTGACTAATTGTCTGCATTGAATTAATCTGGCTCTTATAGCACTTAACTATTTTCTATTGTGTGCAGGCATGTGTTCACTTTAGCCGTGGACGATATTCTGATGCGCTGGAGTTATACAAGGTTCATTTAATTTCCTTTATACCATTTGAAGCAAGATATTAACCAACTTTTTGGGACTATTTATGTTTTCGATTTCCTTGGTTATATGGTTTTTGTTAGAGAGCCTTGCAAGTGTATCCTTTGGCTCCTTCTGTAAGAGTTGGAGTAGCTCTCTGCTACTATAAATTGGGTCGTTTTGAAAAGGCAAAGCAAGCATTTCATCGTGTTCTACAGGCAAGTTATCACTGAACATGAGCCCATTCATCAATTAAGCTTATCTGCTGCTTCAGATTTTTCTTGACTTGATGAAGCTTATGATTTGCATTTGTACAACTTCTTGACTGCAGTTAGATCCAGAGAATGTTGAAGCACTTGTGGCACTTGGAATTTCAGATTTGCAAACTAATGAAGGTTATTTTCGCTTATGTATATATGAGTTATTGCCAGCACAAGATGTGAAGATGCAAATAAGTTCACAAATTATAATTGCTCTGACTAGATGATTATTGGATCACTGGAATTGCAAAATTTCTTGCGGCACAGCATtgatattttgtatttgtttcaATTTCTTGAATCTTTGGATAGGATTCAGATTCCTTAAAAGTAGGACTATTGCCCCTATAATTTCCGAATCTGAAAACCAAGTTTTCCATGTTTTCTGGTTCTTTTTTATGGAAATGTAAGACCAAAAACTTGCAACACAATTCAGCTGTCCACACTATATCTTATTTGACCacctttctctctttctttcatccCTCAGGCATTGATTTCTTCTCGGTCTTTTCTATTTGTATAATATGTTATCCCAACATAATTATGCAATAATGTACATATGATCTGTTTgtagtattatatatacaaatctcTCTGCATGTAATAATGACATTCTTTATCAAATTGTTCATGTATAGATTCATTTCTTTTAGATGATATATCAAACCTTCGGAGAAAGTATCTTGCCCATTTCTGGCATTCAGATTCATAACAATAAGATACAACCTGTCAGGCCATGGGCCTGAGTTGATTGTTTCAATTCCTCCTctaattttgctgttttgggGGAGAAACTCGGTTCTAAGCTTACTCATGAACAACTATTATGAGTTTTCCCTTTTGTCTTCACCCTGTTTTATGGATATCTTACTTCATATCTCATGCCAAATTTGTGCAGCTGCTTTTATTCAGGGTGGGATGGAAAAGATGCATAAAGCTTTCGAGATTTATCCTTATTGTGCAATGCCGCTAAATTATCTTGCCAATCATTTCTTCTTCACTGGTCAACATTTCCTAGTTGAGCAACTGACTGAAACTGCACTTGCTGTAACTATGCATGGCCCAACAAAGGCACATTCTTACTACAATCTAGCTCGATCTTACCACAGCAAGGTTGTTGACATCAGCAATGTTTGTCTGTATATAATTCTGTGcttgattttcaaatatttctttggTAAAAAATTCTGGAGTTGTCAATACTTATCTCCCCTTGTTTCTTCTATAGACTTATGATTTCTCATATTGGCAATTAAATGAGCCATCTCAACTAATCCATTTTATCATGCTTGTAACtgttatttcttcatttttatttgttcctattttatgtatttgctTCATTTCAGGGGGACTATGAAAAGGCGGGAATGTACTATATGGCATCTGTAAAAGAAAGCAATAACCCACACGAATTTGTATTACCTTATTATGGTATGTCAAATATTCTGTCCTATATTCTATTCTACATAGCTGACTATCAGGCAGAAAATGTTGATCACATGTCATTGTCGTAGGGATGAAACATTGGTCACCGATTACAGTTGGGTCAAGTATTTAAATTGGAAATAAGAAGTTTCTCATGAAATCATTCTTTTCTAATTACTTCAAGCAAGTACACCACTTTATAACTCAAGTTTATTTGAATACAAAAAGAAGCTATTGCATGAATATTAGAAAGCTTGAGAACCATTTGCTGCTATGGATAACAATTTGTTTAAGtgaaagtaaattaataagaaagaaGAGTGTTAAAGAAAATGACTAAATCAAGCTGAGTAGGTGTTAGGATTTCTAAAGTAGACTGAATGGCTTTCTAgctcaattttatatttctatcaACTGGAGAAATAATTTACATGGAAGCTACCTTGTCATACCTCACAAGATGCAGTGAGGCGATTCAACTTAAGAACCCCAGATATTTGACTACATTTTACACGGTACTATTATGTGCTTTGTgcaaatacatataatatctTCTGAGGAAAGACACAAACAAGTAACCGAATTTGCTGCAACTTTGATGTGTGCTTCTCTGCCCTTGTACACTTTGCATCCCTCTGTCGTCTTATCTTGCCATTCTGAATGGGTAACTCTTTCTTGGGGTTAAAAAGGATGACTGATGATATGTACATTGTAGTGGTGCCTAACCTCGCTCATATATGTTGTTCTGTCATTCTAAAATAAGTTAAGGTGAACCATTGATGAGTTTCTGCAAGACCTAGTTGAATGGTTAATTGCCCATGATCTAGTGGATGATTCCATATTGAAATTGTATCATGTTTGCTTCTTGAAattgctatttgttttttaatttctggTATATCTTTTTCAGAGCAATTGTTGATTGAACACTTGTGCTTGCTTGAAACAGGTTTGGGTCAGGTCCAACTCAAACTAGGAGATCTACGAAGTGCCTTGaccaattttgaaaaagtctTGGAGGTTCTGCCAGAAAATTGTGATACATTGAAAGTGGGTGAAAAGTTATTGTACACTGTATCCCATAGTTTGTTAAAGACCTAACCTTCATTTCTTTTGACATAGGCTCTTGGACACATTTATGTTCAGCTTGAGCAGAATGAGAAGGCCCAagaactatttaaaaaagCCACCAAAATTGATCCTCGAGATCCTCAGGTGACCCTGTTGTTGCAGTTTTTTCCCATTCTGTTTGTTTTGTTATAGCTTGTATTGTGGGTATCATTGCGTAAAGGGTGAGGCAGACATCATTTATGCAACAATCTCCCAAAGTAATAACTTTTGCAAATTACAATACTTAAGCTTAATTGATAGCACTACTCAGGCATCAAGTTCAGAAAGTCACAGTGAGGGTTCACACCAATTCCATAAAGTTAAAGGTCATAACACTAAAAACTGCAGTCTTTCACTGAACCCATTTTTCCTTTGACTGGGTGTTGAtatatttctatgaaaaaaaaaaaacatatattgcCATATGTTTGCCTGATGGACTGGGAGCGTACGCATTTTTGCTGTAATGAATCTCACATATCTTGTGAAGAATGCACTTCTCTGTAATGTTTTTCAGACCACATGCAGGGATGCTTTTTAATATCAGGCCCTAGATGTTCAACTCCTACTTGATGTAAGGTGCAAGAATAGATTAGTGAGTCAAGCTTCCACCCTAGTTTTGGCTAAGTTGTATTTCTGCGTTCCACTCATACTAGCAGCCGCAAGAACATGCTGATCAGGCTAGATACTGCATCATAGAGTTATCTTCATCTCaaacttatattttgaaatttgaatatttggaaTGGAACCTGGCCTTCGAAGTTTGCCCTCTAGGAACTCAAAAGGGAAGTCGACTGGGCCCATGGGCTGTAATCATGAATCACTGCATGTATGCCATCCTGTGCAGAACTCAGTCTCCGAGACTCTTCTAGGATATTAAACCAGAAGCTTTCACTTTTCAAAATGGATCAAACTTTAGCGAATACAATAATGTATATTAACCAAAGACGAAATTCCCTCTATATGGGCTCTTTGCTGTGCTTAACTTATCAAGTCAAATATGACGTCTTCTTGAGGTCTCCAGCAATGACATGCTATCAGAcaatttctttcttgcttttgaCTTTTATATATGCTGCCACATCTTTGCAGGCATTTCTGGACCTTGGTGACTTGCTAATTTCAACAGACATTGGTGCTGCTTTAGATGCCTATAAAACTGTAAGTGCTTTCCAACATTAGAGCTTGATTGTTTGGGGCAAAAAGTGAATATTTAAGAGAAATGGAAATATCAGGGATgtagaaggaaaaaaattgtgtttggTTTGAAAGAAAAGATGGAGCAGAAGGATGTAGGTGATATTCCTCCAGAAcccaattttgatttttcttggaAGGTTGGGAAAACTAACAAGACAAAGGATtccttattttgatttttatttatcatattatcCATACGCATGAAATCCTTTCAACTCTATTCTATTCTATTTATCTGCTGCTTATCTATCTCCCTTGTCCTACTAAATTAGTGTTTATTCTCGTAGTTATGCCATCATATatgtcaagaaaaagaaaaaattgtgcCAGCATAATGCTGCCACACTGTCAGTAATTTACTCCAATTAGAATGACCTGGGTATCCTATGTCTTGGAgtattttgttagtttttctttgatttcaaGACATGGGGTAGAATAGATAAAGATACCTCTAGTAATATATTAGATGtggcatataaaaaaatattgcatttttgtttttgttttttgcttattattcCTGAAGAgttctcaaatttaatttatcactttactatgattaattttaaaagtttgtttctatagaAATTCAAGTTATCAAGCAAACAAACAGAAGAGAaaggattaattggtaaaacTACTAATTAGTCCTTCCATCCCACTTTTTTTTCATTGTACTACAAGGGATAACTTATATAGTTCTCTTGCATCTGAACCATACCCAAGACTTGAAGGAACAAGGATTACACTTTCCCTATATAAAGCAAAACCTGCTAGTCCCTCCTCCACTTCCCCTTCCTTCTCAGCCTTAGGGTTCTCAAGTACAGCAGTTGTTTCCCattccattttttatgtttagtAAACTGCAAATATGCAGTTGGTCTATTTCACCACATAAGAATTCATCCAACAAAGTATTCAAAAGTATTGCAATTATGAGGATTAGCTTCTCATGTTCTCTTTTCTTGTGGAAAATACCTGGAAAATGAAACTAAAGAACAAAGAAATCATATAAAACACCTATTTGGACACAGAGAAAAGGTGAACCTAGACTGGTTCTCTGTTTGAAACTAATATCCAAAAATCTAGTTTAATACAGACAAAAGCAATGAATGTTTTCTATAATCATCTAAACTTCTTTCTCATCATCACAATGTGAAGTTTCTTCGTTTCTGATTCTATCTCTTGTATCATAAACATGAAGAGGGCCTTTGTCCACATAGTGATAGTCACCGTCTTTCTAATAGCAAGAGGACCCCGTCCAATAATGGATCACTCTCCTTGTTCCTCTTATTTGGACAAGGAAGCTTTTCGAAGCTTTACTTTCGAGGCTGGCAATAAGACTAGAGAATAGTGTTTCCTATCAGAGGAAAGCTCTATATAGTAGTAACTGTGGGAAACACTATTCTCTAGGCTTATTACCAGCCTTTCTCcctgctatatatatatgcataggTGGGTGGGGAAGGTTTAGTAAAAGGAGTATACTTACTGTTGTCTTCTTTTACAGAATACTCAAACATCTCATTTCTTGGTGCTTGTTTTATATAGTTCCCTTGTTTCATACTTCATCATATCCATTTCTAATTCTggagtaatttgatattttatttcagaaaTGAGCAAGCTAATTGATAGCAGAGattttttccatatataaGGCTGTGACAAGAGTAAAATGTTGTCTTGCTTGTCATgtcaacatataaaaaattaagtaccAGATGATGGCTCAACTAAGTTTGTGAAACTATACAATTTTCTTGCTGTGACTAGTGTGGACTATTTACTCATACAACTCCACACATCACTGaattctgtaattttgtaCAGGCACGTAATCTGCTGAAAAGAGGGAATGAGGAAGTACCTCTAGATCTGCTTAACAATATTGGTGCCCTCCATTTTGAAAGGGGAGAGTTTGAGGTACGTACGTGTCCTTGATGTACTCCTTCAGTCTGATACGCTTTGGCAGTTGCAATGctaaattaaattgcttttgGGTGGCTGCAATGACTTTTGATTCCAGCTTGCTGGGGAGATGTTTAAAGAAGCTCTGGGAGAGGGCATATGGTGCAACCTTTTTGGTGCTGAAGAAGAATCCATTCTTCACATGGCACAAACAAATGCTGAAGGAGAAACTCCAGGTCATGAAGTGCGACAAAGTCAAAATCGCAGggttaatttaataaatagcgCACAGTATCCAGTTGATGCTAGCTCAAGCATCCATCAATACAAGGACCTACAGTTATTTCATCGGCTTGAGGAACAGGGTTTATCAGTGGAACTTCCATGGAATAAAGTttcaacattatttaatttagcaCGAGTCTTGGAGCACATGCATCAGACTGAATCAGCCAATATCTTATACCGCCTGATCTTATTTAAGGTATTAATGTCTTTCTGGTGACTGTAGTCACTGATGGATATTTGGCtgaaaattgatttcaatTGGCTGGAACTTAGCTTTTAATTCAACATAAGTAGCTGTGTTCTAATTGTGATTTTCTCACCTGTTTATGGCATTACATGAATGCTGGGATAACAGTTATCTTTCAGTTGATTGGGGCATTTAACAGGATGCTGAATGATCAATTCC
This Sesamum indicum cultivar Zhongzhi No. 13 linkage group LG5, S_indicum_v1.0, whole genome shotgun sequence DNA region includes the following protein-coding sequences:
- the LOC105161913 gene encoding protein CTR9 homolog, encoding MACVYIPVQNSEEEVRVALDQLPRDATDILDILKAEQAPLDLWLIIAREYFKQGKIEQFRQILEEGSSPEIDEYYADVRYERIAILNALGAYYSYLGKIETKQREKEDYFIQATKYYNKASRIDMHEPSTWIGKGQLLLAKGDVEQAFNAFKIVLDGDRDNVPALLGQACVHFSRGRYSDALELYKRALQVYPLAPSVRVGVALCYYKLGRFEKAKQAFHRVLQLDPENVEALVALGISDLQTNEAAFIQGGMEKMHKAFEIYPYCAMPLNYLANHFFFTGQHFLVEQLTETALAVTMHGPTKAHSYYNLARSYHSKGDYEKAGMYYMASVKESNNPHEFVLPYYGLGQVQLKLGDLRSALTNFEKVLEVLPENCDTLKALGHIYVQLEQNEKAQELFKKATKIDPRDPQAFLDLGDLLISTDIGAALDAYKTARNLLKRGNEEVPLDLLNNIGALHFERGEFELAGEMFKEALGEGIWCNLFGAEEESILHMAQTNAEGETPGHEVRQSQNRRVNLINSAQYPVDASSSIHQYKDLQLFHRLEEQGLSVELPWNKVSTLFNLARVLEHMHQTESANILYRLILFKYPDYTDAYLRLAAIAKARNNVQISLELIGDALKVDEKCADGLLMLGDLELKNDDWVKAKETFRAAKDSTDEKDSYAAVCLGNWNYFAANRNEKRAPKLEATHYEKAKELYTKVLLQQSANLYAANGAGMVFAERGQFDIAKDLFTQVQEAASGSSDVEMPDVWINLAHVHFAQGNFALAVKMYQNCLRKFYHNTDSQVLLYLARTHYEAEQWQDCKKTLLRAIHLAPSNYTLRFDVGVTLQKFSASTLQKTKRTVDEVRATVAELKNAVRLFSLLSAASNLQFHGFDEKKIETHVAYCKHLLEAATVHCELAEREERQNMQRLEVMRQMELADESRRKAEEQRKYQMEKRKQEDELKQVMQQEKHLERIKEQWKSSSSASKRKDKPQTEDEEGGASEKRRRRGGKRRKKDKRSRYESEEAEAEVDDQEEMEYDDTNMGYREQYNDANDNEDKDGDIPQDVLAATGLEDSDAEDDAAAPSNTNRRRRAWSESDEDEEPLQRQPEADHETDMQVSDGEANGASAGAGDDEE